Proteins from one Streptobacillus felis genomic window:
- a CDS encoding thymidine phosphorylase, translating to MRVVDIIQSKRDGFELSTQEIEFLLNEYMQEKVPEYQIASFLMATYFQGMTDRELVDFTMTMRNSGDIIEFPKINKFLVDKHSTGGVGDKVTVVLAPILASLGMATAKLSGKGLGHTGGTIDKFESIEGFNFSNTKEELSEIAMKTGIGLMGSSDKIVPLDKKIYALRDVTATVPSIPLIASSIMSKKLAIQNDVIILDVKVGDGAFMKTLDIARELAKRMVAIGKGTNRQVKVVLSNMDEPLGHNIGNALEIIEGIEALKGNISSDLKEVVYTIVSLALKAKGDIKEISEGKKIIDDIIKTGKPLEYFANYIKESGGNPEIINDYSLLPTAKNVLEVKSISSGLVSKIKTEEIGKAAMVIGAGRETKESIIDHAVGIKILKKVGDRVEKDEVIAKIYYNDDSKVNVSKEMILESYVIGNEISSVVTPILDIVE from the coding sequence ATGAGAGTTGTTGATATTATTCAAAGTAAAAGAGATGGATTTGAATTAAGTACTCAAGAAATTGAATTTTTATTAAATGAGTATATGCAAGAAAAAGTTCCTGAATATCAAATTGCATCATTTTTAATGGCAACATATTTTCAAGGAATGACTGATAGGGAGTTAGTTGATTTTACAATGACTATGAGAAATTCAGGAGATATTATTGAATTTCCAAAAATTAATAAGTTTCTTGTAGATAAACATAGTACAGGTGGAGTAGGAGATAAAGTAACTGTTGTTTTAGCACCTATACTTGCATCTTTAGGTATGGCAACTGCAAAACTTTCTGGTAAAGGTTTGGGTCATACAGGTGGAACTATAGACAAATTTGAGTCTATTGAAGGTTTTAATTTCTCTAATACTAAAGAAGAGTTATCTGAAATAGCAATGAAAACAGGTATTGGATTAATGGGTTCAAGTGATAAGATAGTACCCCTTGATAAAAAAATATATGCTCTTAGAGATGTAACAGCTACAGTACCATCTATACCATTAATTGCAAGTAGTATTATGAGTAAAAAACTTGCTATACAAAATGATGTTATCATCTTAGATGTAAAAGTTGGAGATGGAGCATTTATGAAAACTTTAGATATTGCTAGAGAATTAGCGAAAAGAATGGTTGCTATTGGTAAAGGTACTAATAGACAAGTAAAAGTAGTTTTATCTAATATGGATGAACCTTTAGGTCATAATATAGGTAATGCATTAGAAATAATAGAAGGGATAGAAGCACTTAAAGGCAATATATCTAGTGATTTAAAAGAAGTTGTATATACTATAGTTTCATTAGCGTTGAAAGCTAAAGGAGATATAAAGGAAATATCTGAAGGTAAAAAAATTATTGATGATATAATAAAAACAGGTAAACCTTTAGAATATTTTGCAAACTATATAAAAGAAAGCGGAGGAAATCCTGAAATAATTAATGATTACTCATTACTTCCAACAGCTAAAAATGTTTTAGAAGTTAAATCAATTTCTTCTGGTTTAGTATCTAAAATTAAAACTGAAGAAATAGGTAAAGCAGCAATGGTTATTGGTGCTGGTAGAGAAACAAAAGAATCTATAATTGATCATGCAGTAGGTATAAAAATACTGAAAAAAGTTGGAGATAGAGTAGAAAAAGATGAAGTAATTGCTAAAATTTACTATAATGATGATAGTAAAGTTAATGTTTCTAAAGAAATGATATTAGAATCATATGTAATAGGTAATGAAATTTCAAGTGTTGTTACACCAATATTAGATATAGTAGAATAA